The following nucleotide sequence is from Salvia splendens isolate huo1 chromosome 2, SspV2, whole genome shotgun sequence.
ACTCCTTACTTTATTTTGATGGGTAACTTTGTGTTGCAATGAAACTAATTTGCAGGCTGAGAGAAATCAAAAACAAGGTGGCATGGTTATGTGTGCAACGATTCTTATCATCATGTGCTTTGTGATGCTAGTACTCTTAGTTTTGAAGGAGATCATCTTCTAACCTATGATAAAGCTGGGATAATTATGGTTACACTCTCAAGCCAATGACTCGGATTTCCAAGTTTTACCTTGTCCAGCGCCTACGTTAAATGTCGAAAAGAGTTGCCGTTTATTTCTCCTCCTGCTTTCTTTCTTCCCTGTAGAATTTCCGGCATCATGTATAGTCTCGAGGATTTCACACTCAATTCttccttttctcttttttcctcttttttgtCTAGGAAGATATTGTAGTTGTGTAGACGAATGAGCCTTATTTTAGCCCAAATATTACTCTGCTCTTGTAAGGATTCACTCTTCAATTGGAGAATACAAATATTTCACATGCTAAATCTAGTAGTCAATCTCACTGCATCTAATACATATTTTCGGGTGCTATACTTTGTTAGTTTGTCATGTTTTGGTTTATCGTTTATCGCACTTAATTATTATGGGTTGAACATAAGTCATACTACTATTATGTGTCTCCTACAAAGTGCAAACAATAGCAACAATAAATCTGATTTTATTCTTAAAGATCACAATTCTTTTCAAAATCAAATGTTCCGGTTCAAAATTCTGAATGAAACATGTGTAAGAAAGGGTACCAAAATGTGTGCACTGTGTTGGTTAGCCTAGCAGTAAAGTGTTTAATGCCTGGGGCAAGGCCATGGCTTCAAGTCAACCGAGGCGAGGCGAGGCGTGGCCTttaaaaatttatgtttatttgccaattaaaaaaaatcccagTATTCATCGTTTATCCATAAAAAATGTAGTACTATGACCTACTTTCCCCCCTTAAATATGCATTATCTCTGTAAAATAAAGACCAAAATTCGGAAATACAGACAACAATGAAGAGTGTATAACTTAGGTCTGATTGTAAATGTTGCATCACATCAATTTAGTTCAGCTAAGTTGAATAAATTTTCCATATAAAAAGGTCCGAAGCTACAAATACACTTGGCAACTTGTGCTTGCAGATATTTTGATGAGATTATACGCTAGCTGTACATTGGCACAATCTAATGGCCAAATATAACAAATCAGAAGAAGTTGGTAAGCAATTGTAGAATCTAGGCATTCCCTATCTAAAGGAAGCTTGAATGAGGCCAGATACCGGCAGTTTCAAGTCGTATGTCAGTCGTTGGAGAACCAATGCCAACGAATGTACGTCTGATAGGGCTCTATGAGCTGGCCCGATTGATGGAATACCATAGTGCTCGCGGAGGGCCTGCAATGAAACTCTTGAGGGAACCTTTGATCCTGATAACAGTAACGATAATACGGTTAGAAAATCACTTTGTACAGGTAGAAACTACATATAGAGGAAGACAGAAAGAAACGGATCAAGAACCTTTATTCTTcaccactaaacgagccagaggCAGGGTATCGGCAAACAACCAATCTGGAGGAATCTCGTAAGAGCAGCGACTAAATTCACTTTTCAGGAAGGGGACATCAAAACTTTTCCCATTATGAGACACCAAGACCACAACTCCACCAGGCAGCTGACGGCTCCGGACATACTGAAGTAGGACGGGAATAAAATCCATCATCCTACACAAGGCTAGCTAGTATAAAGCGTGTGTATATGAtatgtttattttatgaaaGATTCAATATGGGTGGATCGAAGTAATGAATTTCCATAAATCAGGGTCCTAAACTGAGAATCATAGTCGATTTACGATATAATCAAACTCGCGGAAACATCAACATAGACATTTAAGATCAACTGCAAGGGAGAGGGAGGTTGATGGCAAGCTTATACATCCATACTGTGATAAGGAAGCAACAGAAGGAAAACAAACACCAAAAACAAATGCAATATAATGATTTCATATGTCAAATTAAAGAGATATATCTTCAAACTAgcataaaatattattcaaAATGTAATGATTGTTGTTCATGATCCTTGTCAACCACAATATATATGAAGATATGTTGTTGAGGTCTGAACCTCAATGTCTAATTACCTGGGTATATCGTATCTGTTAACCATATGGGTTGAAATGCCATGAATTTGTTCATTTGGCACATCGCGTTCTGGATTGACTAGGCTCTGTAAGGTGCTGTTTTCACCCCCTCGAAGATCTTGGCATGCGAACTCAATGATTCGATCTCTTTCTCTGGAGAAACCAGTGGTTTCAATATCAAAACAAAGAATTGTTGCGAGTTTGGCCAAGTCTGCATAATACTGATCTGTTTCTACCTCTGCTCTTTCTACATTGTATGTATCTACTTCGGTGCTTGCATTTTTAGATAAAACATTGTTTCTAATACTTAATTTTCTGGTTCTCCGTGCCTTAGTCGTTTCCAATTTACCAGAATCATTGCCTGTTTCAGGAATGATATTATGGCTGATACTCTTATTGCTAGTTAGGCTCTCCTTATTTCCTCCGGTTTTTGAATTTATAGTTCGCCTTGTCCACCTCCTGCTGCTATATCCTCCTTCAAGCTCGTAGTTGTTTGCACACAGAATCTTGTTGCTGCAACTGCTTCCACTACTGCTACGAAATTTATACAAATTCTCCCACCAACAATTAGCTAATGAATGAATTCTGCATCGAGGAAATGGCAAGAGAGAGAAGCACATTGCAATTGTTTTCATTCAAACCAAAGGGCTACCAGCACCGGATTCAAAAGCTGGTAAAATGTTTTGACCTGCTGAGGGACACAAGGGATATATTATCATACAAGACAAACTTCAGAAAATGCTCAGTGATGTTTTGAAGTAGACGATATGAAAATGGAAAACACAAGCATAATATGACAAATAGAGTTGAGAATCTAATGCCACTTCCATCGATACATGATATCACCATAAAAATAAGGTGTAAGGTGCATCACAATACAAGAGGTATCACAGACTAGACAAATCCATGTGTGCTATTAGGTCTGCTACCTAAAATCATACATCAAACGCTAGCCTAAATGATAACAGAGTCCTTTTGTTTGTAAATAAACAAGAGTTTCATTACCATGCTTCAAATAGCAAAGATCTGGGATAAAAAAATCATGAGTCCTTGATTTCTTTAACATGAACCAAAGGGcaacatacatatatacataaatgcCATACATTGCTATTTCCTTGTTTAACCATCTCATTGCTTTGAGACTCACTGTGACCTTAAGAAACAAGTGAAGGTCAGCTCTTAAGCACAGACAACCATATTTACCCTTCCATCACATCAAATAAACTACTGAATTCATTAAAATTCCCATCGATACTCCCTCATGTCATTTAATCATCACAAAATAATCACAAACAACAATATTTCAGTTACCAGAACTATAGCTGAAGGCCGACACTGATACTAGACTCATGAAACCCAAGTTAATAAATAACCTAGAGATATATATTAAAGCAACATTTCAAAAATTGATTAGTCAGGAAAAAAGTCAATAAAGTCGCAGACCTATCAATTGCATATAGTTAAACACCATCCCCTTGTGTGTACTGAAAACAGAAGTAACAGCCAAACCCATAAATTCAAGCCAAAcctataaaaaataatcaagCAATAAATCTTCCGTTACAGACTAACACCAAATCAAACAAGAAAATTTCAGACCCCGAATCACAAAGGGAGATATCCACCCAACCAAAAAGGTTAAAACTTTGAAAGCGAGGGAGCAATCCAGTTAAGCCAATCCATAAATTATGCTCgaaaaactcaaaaatgaaataaagaatGTCAACATTGAACcaaataaaacacacattaatatCGGATACTCATTTTCGGACGCAGAAAAGTGTAGATACGAATACgattatactagtatttaaaaaGAGGGGAAACGAGGCATGCCTGAGGAGAATTAGCGGAAATGCGAATTGTAAAGATCCAAACTTGAGATGATAGGATGAATAGACAGAGAGGAGAAAGAGATGAGTGTGGAGGGAGAAAACAAATAGTAGGGGGAAGGAAGAACATGCGAAATGAAAGAGCCTTattgttttctattttaagataaaaaaaattgtcctaaataaaaaaatagaaaattggtagaaaagcccacccgAAACGTGCGGATCGTGGCTCCGATCCATATTTCACGGCCACCTATCTTCCTTCAGTTTCCCAAATAAACAAATCAGTTTTGAAtctttaagagcatccgcaccGGCGGGCGTCCCGGCCGACGTCGAACAGGCGTgctggacgtccgccattaggcataAACCCGGCGGACGAGGAGTTCCGCGACTTTCTGACGACGTCCGTCGGGGCGTCCtccattgcggtgccacgacggatgtcccgatttttaatttataaaaaaactctatatatacggctcgtttaacttcatttcattcgcaccactggttttaacgagtttctctctctactttaatttcttttgaagataaatggagcaccatgATAATGATTCACCGctacgagcgagtcacaaacgccaACTTTTCCCGTTAGAGTTGGGGGAAATGCCGGCGGAAGTGCACCGATGTCCGGGATGATAGCCAAtaatgc
It contains:
- the LOC121765369 gene encoding exonuclease DPD1, chloroplastic/mitochondrial-like; its protein translation is MKTIAMCFSLLPFPRCRIHSLANCWWENLYKFRSSSGSSCSNKILCANNYELEGGYSSRRWTRRTINSKTGGNKESLTSNKSISHNIIPETGNDSGKLETTKARRTRKLSIRNNVLSKNASTEVDTYNVERAEVETDQYYADLAKLATILCFDIETTGFSRERDRIIEFACQDLRGGENSTLQSLVNPERDVPNEQIHGISTHMVNRYDIPRMMDFIPVLLQYVRSRQLPGGVVVLVSHNGKSFDVPFLKSEFSRCSYEIPPDWLFADTLPLARLVVKNKGSKVPSRVSLQALREHYGIPSIGPAHRALSDVHSLALVLQRLTYDLKLPVSGLIQASFR